The following proteins are encoded in a genomic region of Actinomadura sp. NAK00032:
- a CDS encoding helix-turn-helix transcriptional regulator, with protein sequence MSIPPSSSIQRAREALAVRLREIRLDSGLSAREVAAACGWHESKCSRMQSGRQAVTDSDIRAWCAACGADERVAAELVSINRQLDSAYVEWRRMQRGGLKRLQDAVMPLWEQTASFRIYEPGVVPGFLQTEGYAGAVLARIADFFSLPGEGDEAAKARIDRQRLLYDGGRRFAVVIEESVLRTSFGGVDVMAGQLGHLLDIMTLPSVSLGIIPFSVLRAMWPVEGFWILDEDQVVIETVSAKITVRQVGELDLYRRTFSELSSMAVHGRAARSLIMAAIAAL encoded by the coding sequence ATGTCGATCCCCCCGTCATCATCCATCCAGCGGGCCCGTGAGGCACTGGCCGTCCGGCTGCGGGAGATTCGTTTGGATTCCGGTCTATCGGCCCGGGAGGTGGCGGCCGCGTGCGGCTGGCACGAGTCGAAATGCAGTCGAATGCAGAGCGGTCGGCAGGCTGTTACAGACTCCGACATCAGGGCATGGTGCGCGGCATGCGGAGCAGATGAACGGGTCGCGGCCGAACTGGTGTCGATCAATCGCCAACTCGACTCGGCTTATGTGGAGTGGCGGCGCATGCAGCGTGGCGGCCTGAAGCGCTTGCAGGATGCCGTGATGCCACTGTGGGAGCAAACCGCGAGTTTCAGGATCTACGAGCCGGGTGTTGTGCCCGGCTTTCTGCAGACCGAGGGCTACGCCGGGGCAGTGCTCGCCAGGATAGCCGACTTCTTCTCGCTTCCCGGTGAAGGTGACGAGGCGGCCAAGGCAAGAATTGATCGGCAGCGGCTGCTCTATGACGGGGGCCGCCGTTTTGCGGTCGTCATCGAGGAGTCGGTGTTGCGCACAAGCTTTGGCGGCGTTGACGTGATGGCCGGACAACTGGGCCATCTGCTCGACATCATGACTCTTCCGTCTGTATCACTCGGTATTATTCCGTTCTCTGTTTTGCGCGCCATGTGGCCGGTCGAGGGTTTTTGGATCCTGGATGAGGATCAGGTCGTCATCGAGACCGTCTCCGCGAAGATCACAGTGCGGCAGGTCGGCGAACTGGACCTTTACCGGAGAACCTTCTCCGAACTCTCCTCGATGGCGGTTCACGGTCGGGCCGCACGCAGTCTGATCATGGCGGCGATCGCTGCTCTCTGA
- a CDS encoding DUF6879 family protein, with translation MGTPLTNEKFEDLLAAATSSAVHLELRDAYMADATFVEWLETGTVSTDANDEWWISTVGKAVSRGVDVRRARIVSEPLSDYARWLWECTASVNLTAGERVRWLPRHRTAGLLTPPSDFWVFDSAVLVWNHFAGDGEWAGNEVTRDKSLVAQCSTAFTAVWQRATDHGEYRPS, from the coding sequence ATGGGGACGCCGCTGACCAACGAGAAGTTTGAAGACCTTCTCGCCGCAGCGACCAGCTCCGCCGTCCACCTTGAGTTGCGTGACGCCTACATGGCGGATGCCACTTTCGTGGAGTGGCTTGAAACCGGAACCGTGTCCACCGATGCCAACGATGAGTGGTGGATATCGACGGTCGGGAAGGCGGTTTCGAGAGGGGTTGATGTCCGACGGGCGCGGATTGTTTCCGAGCCGCTCTCTGACTACGCTCGCTGGCTCTGGGAATGTACGGCGTCGGTTAACTTGACGGCGGGGGAGCGGGTGCGGTGGCTGCCTCGCCATCGGACCGCCGGCCTGCTGACGCCGCCAAGCGACTTCTGGGTCTTCGACTCTGCCGTTCTTGTATGGAATCACTTCGCCGGGGACGGAGAATGGGCCGGTAATGAAGTGACCCGTGATAAATCCTTGGTCGCGCAGTGCTCCACTGCCTTCACGGCCGTGTGGCAGCGGGCGACCGACCACGGTGAGTACCGACCCTCCTGA
- a CDS encoding DUF397 domain-containing protein: protein MTMAHDILRAQWRKSSRSGGNGNCVEIADLVASIGVRDSKAPDVGHLNFAHQVWAAFLSQAKAGRYDR from the coding sequence ATGACCATGGCGCACGACATATTGCGTGCCCAGTGGCGGAAGAGCAGCAGGAGCGGCGGTAACGGCAACTGTGTTGAGATCGCCGACTTGGTGGCGAGCATCGGCGTCCGGGACAGCAAGGCCCCGGACGTCGGGCACCTGAACTTCGCCCACCAAGTTTGGGCCGCTTTCCTATCGCAGGCGAAGGCTGGACGCTACGACCGTTGA
- a CDS encoding helix-turn-helix transcriptional regulator, giving the protein MGAPTVRLRRLAAELRQLRKDSELTREQVNEQTGINVATLYRIETARVRPQARTLTSLLDAYRVAEPKRTELKTLLKQSATRGWLHTFASDLPERYASYIEFESEASDVLNYECLFIPGLLQTERYARAAVSGALPESSREEIESRVEARIRRQAALTKEQPLKLWAIVDEAAVRRVVGGAEVMREQLDHLLAVTELPNVHLQVIPFDAGGHPGMTGSFVVMNFAEGVGSDIVYIESQAGDIFLEEEADIARYNLVSTHLRAGALSPSASASLIAAAAEALCPGKGAR; this is encoded by the coding sequence GTGGGGGCACCGACGGTGCGTCTTCGACGTCTCGCGGCTGAGCTTCGCCAGCTACGCAAGGACAGTGAGCTCACGCGCGAGCAGGTGAACGAGCAGACCGGCATCAACGTCGCCACGCTCTACCGAATCGAGACCGCCCGCGTCCGCCCCCAGGCACGGACCTTGACCAGCCTCTTGGACGCGTACCGAGTGGCCGAGCCGAAGCGCACCGAACTGAAGACCCTGCTCAAGCAATCGGCGACTCGCGGCTGGCTGCACACCTTCGCCTCAGACCTCCCGGAGCGGTACGCCTCCTACATCGAGTTCGAGTCCGAGGCGTCTGACGTGCTGAACTACGAATGCCTGTTCATCCCCGGCCTCCTCCAGACCGAGCGTTACGCCAGAGCTGCGGTCAGCGGTGCCCTCCCGGAGTCATCCCGTGAGGAGATCGAGAGCCGTGTCGAGGCGAGGATTCGGAGGCAGGCGGCACTCACCAAAGAGCAGCCGTTGAAGCTTTGGGCGATCGTGGACGAGGCTGCCGTCCGCCGTGTCGTCGGTGGCGCCGAGGTCATGCGAGAACAGCTTGACCACCTGCTCGCGGTCACTGAACTCCCGAACGTGCATCTCCAGGTAATCCCCTTTGACGCAGGCGGCCACCCAGGTATGACCGGGTCCTTCGTCGTCATGAACTTCGCTGAGGGCGTTGGGAGCGACATCGTCTACATCGAGAGTCAGGCAGGCGATATCTTCCTGGAGGAGGAAGCCGACATCGCTCGATATAACCTGGTAAGCACGCATCTCCGCGCTGGAGCGCTCAGCCCGAGCGCATCTGCTTCGTTGATCGCTGCGGCGGCGGAAGCCCTCTGTCCAGGCAAAGGAGCACGATGA
- a CDS encoding ATP-binding protein: MIVWDEVHSERVCSGGVRDVRARVRRALYQVADRFDLDDVDLLVCEVATNAVRHSASGRAGGGVRVTLLASAARLRVEIQDDGGSKGRPVIPVQSSAWDEAGRGLLMVRELADRWGVLRGEDGRHTVWFEVVR; this comes from the coding sequence GTGATCGTGTGGGACGAGGTGCACAGCGAGCGGGTGTGCTCGGGCGGTGTCCGGGACGTACGGGCTCGGGTGCGGCGGGCGTTGTACCAGGTCGCCGACAGGTTCGACCTGGACGATGTGGACCTGCTGGTCTGCGAGGTCGCCACCAACGCCGTCCGGCACAGCGCCAGCGGGCGGGCCGGCGGTGGAGTGCGGGTGACCCTGCTCGCGTCGGCCGCGCGGCTGCGGGTGGAGATTCAGGACGACGGCGGCTCGAAGGGACGTCCGGTGATCCCCGTGCAGAGTTCGGCGTGGGACGAGGCCGGACGCGGGCTCCTCATGGTGCGGGAGCTGGCCGACCGTTGGGGCGTGCTTCGCGGGGAAGACGGACGCCACACCGTGTGGTTCGAGGTCGTCCGATGA
- a CDS encoding SDR family NAD(P)-dependent oxidoreductase, whose product MSENPRVSVVTGGALGIGGAISRRLAAGGDLVILNDIDADAAARAQADISKAGGHCVTVIGDIVEDETVANVVAATPGRVDVLVNNVGDFRPAAPSFQDSTPDQWQRLYELNLLHVFKLTHALLPGMIERRSGSIVNNSTVEAFRGIPQHPVYSAFNAGVSAFTRSLAVAVGRHGVRVNAIAPDLANTEQTPVEWMRRGYDEGLEHTWVPLARFGEPDDYAAVVAFLASDDARFVTGHTIPVDGGTLAASGWFARADDQGWTNRPHRA is encoded by the coding sequence GTGAGTGAGAACCCGCGGGTCAGCGTCGTCACGGGCGGCGCGCTCGGCATCGGCGGCGCGATCTCCCGCCGCCTCGCCGCCGGCGGCGACCTGGTGATCCTCAACGACATCGACGCGGACGCCGCCGCCCGAGCCCAGGCCGACATCTCGAAGGCCGGCGGCCACTGCGTCACCGTCATCGGCGACATCGTCGAGGACGAGACCGTCGCGAATGTGGTGGCGGCGACACCAGGCCGCGTAGACGTCCTGGTCAACAATGTGGGCGACTTCCGCCCGGCCGCCCCGTCCTTCCAGGACAGCACGCCTGACCAGTGGCAGCGCCTCTACGAACTGAACCTGCTGCACGTCTTCAAGCTCACCCACGCGCTGCTCCCCGGCATGATCGAGCGGCGCTCCGGCAGCATCGTCAACAACTCCACGGTCGAGGCGTTCCGCGGCATCCCGCAGCACCCGGTGTACTCGGCGTTCAACGCGGGCGTGTCGGCCTTCACGCGCAGCCTCGCCGTCGCGGTCGGACGGCACGGCGTCCGCGTCAACGCCATCGCGCCCGACCTCGCCAACACCGAGCAGACCCCGGTCGAGTGGATGCGGCGCGGCTACGACGAGGGCCTGGAGCACACCTGGGTCCCGCTGGCCCGCTTCGGCGAGCCCGACGACTACGCCGCCGTCGTCGCCTTCCTGGCCTCCGACGACGCCCGCTTCGTCACCGGCCACACGATCCCGGTCGACGGCGGCACGCTCGCCGCGTCCGGCTGGTTCGCCCGCGCCGACGACCAAGGCTGGACCAACCGCCCCCACCGCGCCTAG
- a CDS encoding nuclear transport factor 2 family protein, giving the protein MDQIALGDLVARYALHADRREIDAMAALFTEDAVLVLPDAPADLDPVRTFTGREAITATLSVLNSIPVTFHALAGQVFDVGSEPGTATGEIACVAHHLTSREDGKVSDLVWHCRYTDTYRLDGQTWRIARREQRIDSIETRPVRRWRGE; this is encoded by the coding sequence GTGGACCAGATCGCCCTCGGCGATCTGGTCGCCCGGTACGCCCTCCACGCCGACCGCCGCGAGATCGACGCGATGGCGGCCCTGTTCACCGAGGACGCCGTGCTCGTCCTGCCCGACGCCCCCGCCGACCTCGACCCGGTGCGCACCTTCACCGGACGCGAGGCCATCACGGCGACGCTGTCGGTGCTGAACAGCATCCCTGTCACGTTCCACGCCCTCGCGGGCCAGGTGTTCGACGTCGGCTCCGAGCCCGGCACGGCCACCGGCGAGATCGCCTGCGTCGCCCACCACCTGACGTCCCGCGAGGACGGCAAGGTGTCCGACCTCGTCTGGCACTGCCGCTACACCGACACCTACCGCCTGGACGGCCAGACCTGGCGGATCGCCCGGCGCGAGCAGCGCATCGACTCCATCGAGACCCGTCCCGTCCGGAGGTGGCGCGGTGAGTGA
- a CDS encoding LLM class F420-dependent oxidoreductase, producing the protein MKYAVLLPVAAGVTADPAWIGAYVRHAEACGFESVGAVEHAVVASAYSSVYPYDTSGKMELADDLDIPDPLDLLAFLAGQTSRIGLATGVLVLPNHHPVVLAKRVATIDALSGGRLRLVVGMGWMREEVEACGADFDSRGRRADEQLQVLRKLWADTAPEGATHDGEFFQFKGAMSYPKPVQEGGVPIHVGGHTRAAARRAGRYGDGLQPLGVAGDELKALIALMREEAEKNDRDPDALELTLGHTFAGITPEKSEKLAARGASRLVLRGNPTTDLNEAKDELSACAERLGLS; encoded by the coding sequence ATGAAGTACGCCGTCCTGCTCCCCGTCGCAGCGGGCGTGACCGCCGATCCGGCCTGGATCGGCGCGTACGTCCGGCACGCCGAGGCCTGCGGCTTCGAGTCGGTCGGCGCGGTCGAGCACGCGGTGGTGGCGAGCGCCTACTCCAGCGTCTACCCGTACGACACGTCCGGGAAGATGGAGCTGGCCGACGACCTGGACATCCCCGACCCGCTGGACCTGCTGGCGTTCCTTGCCGGGCAGACCTCGCGGATCGGGCTCGCCACCGGCGTGCTCGTCCTCCCCAACCACCACCCGGTGGTGCTCGCCAAGCGGGTCGCGACGATCGACGCGCTGTCCGGCGGGCGGCTGCGGCTGGTCGTCGGCATGGGCTGGATGCGCGAGGAGGTCGAGGCGTGCGGCGCCGACTTCGACTCGCGGGGCCGCCGCGCCGACGAGCAGCTCCAGGTGCTGCGCAAGCTGTGGGCCGACACCGCCCCCGAGGGCGCCACCCATGACGGGGAGTTCTTCCAGTTCAAGGGCGCGATGAGCTACCCGAAGCCCGTCCAGGAGGGCGGCGTGCCGATCCACGTCGGCGGCCACACCAGGGCCGCCGCGCGCCGCGCCGGCCGCTACGGCGACGGCCTCCAGCCGCTCGGCGTCGCCGGTGACGAGCTCAAGGCGCTCATCGCGCTGATGCGCGAGGAGGCCGAGAAGAACGACCGCGACCCGGACGCTCTCGAACTGACCCTCGGGCACACCTTCGCCGGGATCACCCCCGAAAAGTCGGAGAAGCTCGCGGCCCGTGGCGCCAGCCGCCTCGTGCTGCGCGGCAACCCGACCACGGACCTGAACGAGGCCAAGGACGAGCTGTCGGCCTGCGCCGAGCGCCTGGGCCTTTCATGA
- a CDS encoding FAD-dependent oxidoreductase has protein sequence MAKPSVEPARAAEAEFDHECDVLVVGFGAAGAAAAYEAAAAGADVLVLERSSGPGGTSAQSGGELYLGGGTRVQQACGFDDTPDDMFAFLKAALGPHADEEKLRLYCDGSVEHFEWFRARGVPFKESLFEAPCWMPYTEDGLMWLGENAWPYNTIARPAPRGHRPETPMFAGGILMEKLIAAVAEAGAATHQDTYATNLVVDGSGRVTGVVARKFADTVTYRARKGVILTAGGFVDNEEMLADHAPVLLGHDKVSDGTSDGSGIRMATALGAATRRMASVEIALTANPAVICRGMLVDGLGRRFINEDVYPGLFSHRAVQHQPGPYWAIIDETGHDEISEADMWGVRPKHAAETLAELEESLGLPPGSLEATVETYNRFAERGEDPYFHKDPKWLRPLKGPFAAIDPADGFFGAGKHGAGTGAAGFTLGGLDTTVDGEVRNHSGEVIPGLYAAGRTAAGIHGEGYISGTSLGDGTFFGRRAGRAAASSN, from the coding sequence ATGGCGAAGCCCTCGGTGGAGCCGGCCCGCGCCGCGGAGGCGGAGTTCGACCACGAGTGCGACGTGCTCGTGGTCGGCTTCGGCGCGGCCGGCGCCGCCGCGGCGTACGAGGCCGCGGCGGCGGGCGCCGACGTGCTCGTGCTGGAGCGGTCGAGCGGGCCCGGCGGGACGTCCGCGCAGTCCGGCGGCGAGCTGTACCTCGGCGGCGGCACACGGGTGCAGCAGGCGTGCGGCTTCGACGACACGCCCGACGACATGTTCGCCTTCCTCAAAGCGGCGCTCGGCCCGCACGCAGACGAGGAGAAGCTGCGGCTGTACTGCGACGGCAGCGTGGAGCACTTCGAGTGGTTCCGCGCGCGCGGCGTCCCGTTCAAGGAGAGCCTGTTCGAGGCGCCCTGCTGGATGCCGTACACCGAGGACGGCCTGATGTGGCTCGGCGAGAACGCCTGGCCGTACAACACGATCGCCCGGCCCGCGCCGCGCGGGCACCGCCCGGAGACCCCGATGTTCGCCGGCGGGATCCTGATGGAGAAGCTCATCGCGGCCGTCGCCGAGGCGGGCGCCGCCACCCACCAGGACACCTACGCCACGAACCTCGTCGTGGACGGCTCCGGCCGCGTCACGGGCGTCGTCGCGCGCAAGTTCGCCGACACCGTGACCTACCGGGCGCGCAAGGGCGTCATCCTCACCGCCGGCGGGTTCGTCGACAACGAGGAGATGCTCGCCGACCACGCGCCGGTGCTGCTCGGGCACGACAAGGTCAGCGACGGCACCAGCGACGGCTCCGGCATCCGGATGGCGACCGCGCTCGGCGCCGCGACCCGCCGCATGGCGTCGGTGGAGATCGCGCTCACCGCCAACCCCGCCGTCATCTGCCGGGGCATGCTCGTGGACGGCCTCGGCCGCCGCTTCATCAACGAGGACGTCTACCCGGGCCTGTTCAGCCACCGGGCCGTCCAGCACCAGCCCGGCCCGTACTGGGCGATCATCGACGAGACCGGGCACGACGAGATCTCCGAGGCCGACATGTGGGGCGTCCGCCCCAAGCACGCGGCGGAGACCCTCGCCGAGCTGGAGGAGTCCCTCGGCCTGCCGCCCGGCTCGCTGGAGGCGACCGTCGAGACCTACAACCGGTTCGCCGAGCGGGGCGAGGACCCCTACTTCCACAAGGACCCCAAGTGGCTGCGCCCGCTGAAGGGGCCGTTCGCCGCGATCGACCCCGCCGACGGGTTCTTCGGCGCGGGCAAGCACGGCGCCGGGACGGGCGCCGCCGGGTTCACCCTCGGCGGCCTGGACACCACCGTGGACGGCGAGGTCCGCAACCACTCCGGCGAGGTGATCCCCGGCCTGTACGCCGCAGGGCGCACGGCCGCCGGCATCCACGGTGAGGGCTACATCAGCGGGACGTCCCTCGGCGACGGCACCTTCTTCGGCCGCCGCGCCGGACGCGCCGCCGCATCATCGAACTGA
- a CDS encoding VOC family protein — MTQIRGLGYLKVQTRHIDRWREFALDGLGFAEGSGPDPEGLYLRMDERRSRLQVLPGDSDRVLAVGWEVRDQYALAAVREAVEKSGTAVTALSAKEAAERDAEEVIAFTDPGGTPVEVFFGPVLDHSPVRTGFAQKFITGPMGMGHVVLPTPNFAETVTFYNEVLGFLPRGAMKVGGGAVRIRFMGVNQRHHSLAICPAPHDGDPGLVHLMVEADTLDAVGIALDTVKEKGFSISSTLGRHTNDKMVSFYVRAPGGWDVEYGCEGMLVDETYYTAEEITKDSYWGHDWSGSEPLAAFAPKQKG; from the coding sequence GTGACGCAGATCCGAGGGCTGGGTTATCTCAAGGTCCAGACCCGCCACATCGACCGCTGGCGCGAGTTCGCCCTCGACGGGCTCGGGTTCGCCGAGGGAAGCGGCCCGGACCCCGAGGGCCTGTACCTGCGTATGGACGAGCGCCGGTCGCGCCTCCAGGTGCTGCCCGGCGACAGCGACCGGGTGCTCGCCGTGGGCTGGGAGGTCCGCGACCAGTACGCGCTGGCCGCCGTCCGCGAGGCCGTCGAGAAGTCCGGGACGGCCGTGACGGCGCTGTCGGCCAAGGAGGCAGCGGAGCGCGACGCCGAGGAGGTCATCGCGTTCACCGATCCGGGCGGCACGCCCGTCGAGGTGTTCTTCGGCCCGGTGCTCGACCACAGCCCGGTCCGCACCGGCTTCGCGCAGAAGTTCATCACCGGCCCGATGGGCATGGGGCACGTCGTCCTGCCGACGCCGAACTTCGCCGAGACCGTCACGTTCTACAACGAGGTGCTCGGGTTCCTGCCGCGCGGCGCGATGAAGGTCGGCGGCGGCGCCGTCCGCATCCGCTTCATGGGCGTCAACCAGCGGCACCACAGCCTCGCGATCTGCCCGGCCCCGCACGACGGCGACCCGGGCCTCGTCCACCTGATGGTCGAGGCCGACACCCTCGACGCGGTCGGCATCGCGCTCGACACCGTCAAGGAGAAGGGCTTCTCCATCTCCTCCACGCTCGGCCGGCACACCAACGACAAGATGGTGTCGTTCTACGTCCGGGCCCCCGGCGGCTGGGACGTCGAGTACGGCTGCGAGGGCATGCTCGTCGACGAGACGTACTACACCGCCGAGGAGATCACGAAGGACAGCTACTGGGGCCACGACTGGTCGGGGTCCGAGCCGCTGGCCGCCTTCGCCCCGAAGCAGAAGGGCTGA
- a CDS encoding SDR family oxidoreductase — protein sequence MTATRPVALVTGASRGIGRRTALALAAAGHDVAFTARTVAEGEGRIPPRRGAAAAIPVPGSLEKTRAEIEALGARALPVRMDLLDRESVRAAARTVLDAWGRVDVLVNNAVAHLPGTHERFLDLDVDVAERLAAGNYLNQIVLLQAVLPAMVEQGGGTIVNLCSGSATSDPPAPPGEGGWGVAYSASKAAFGRLAGAVNAEYRERGIRAFNLDPGFVVTDAGAARGGIDALKGRGFEATPEEAPGAAVVWLVTHPEAEKFLGRVVWTPKLVAELGLLD from the coding sequence ATGACAGCAACGAGACCGGTCGCGCTGGTGACCGGGGCGAGCCGGGGCATCGGCCGGCGGACGGCGCTCGCGCTGGCCGCCGCCGGGCACGACGTGGCGTTCACCGCGCGGACCGTCGCGGAGGGCGAGGGCCGGATCCCGCCGCGGCGGGGCGCGGCGGCGGCGATCCCCGTCCCCGGCAGCCTGGAGAAGACGCGGGCGGAGATCGAGGCGCTCGGCGCGCGGGCCCTGCCCGTGCGCATGGACCTGCTCGACCGGGAGAGCGTCCGGGCCGCCGCGCGGACCGTGCTGGACGCGTGGGGACGGGTCGACGTCCTGGTCAACAACGCGGTGGCGCACCTCCCCGGCACGCACGAGCGGTTCCTCGACCTGGACGTGGACGTGGCGGAGCGACTGGCCGCCGGCAACTACCTGAACCAGATCGTCCTGCTCCAGGCCGTCCTTCCGGCGATGGTGGAGCAGGGCGGCGGGACGATCGTGAACCTGTGCTCGGGGTCGGCCACCAGCGACCCGCCGGCGCCGCCCGGCGAGGGCGGCTGGGGCGTGGCGTACTCGGCGTCCAAGGCGGCGTTCGGACGGCTCGCGGGCGCGGTCAACGCCGAGTACCGGGAGCGCGGTATCCGCGCGTTCAACCTCGACCCCGGCTTCGTGGTCACCGACGCGGGCGCCGCGCGCGGCGGCATCGACGCCCTCAAAGGCAGGGGCTTCGAGGCGACCCCGGAGGAGGCCCCGGGCGCGGCCGTCGTCTGGCTGGTCACGCACCCGGAGGCGGAGAAGTTCCTGGGGCGGGTCGTCTGGACGCCCAAGCTCGTCGCCGAACTCGGTCTCCTGGACTGA
- a CDS encoding acyl-CoA dehydrogenase family protein, which produces MLDTIMERAEQIRELGPANEALGRLDDKAASILRETGVIRLLQPEAHGGLEVHPREFAETVMGIASLDGSTGWIAGIVGVHPWEMAYADPKVREEIWGADPDTWIASPYAPMGIARPVDGGYIFNGRWQFSSGTDHCDWIFLGGMLGDEDGKMAMPPRSLHLILPRSDYEIVQDSWDVAGLKGTGSKDIIVKDAFVPTYRTLEYSKVVDGSAPREAGLTNPSYLMPFSCVFPLGITSAVIGIAEGALHHHLAYQRNRVQITGTKIKDDPYVLYAISEAAEEIKASRTALLDNCSRMYDMVAAGHVPTFAERAAGRRTQVRAAWRACQAMNEIVVRSGGNAMRNDNPIQRFWRDAHVGLAHAIHVPGSVYHVSALTDLDIEPPQGPMRSMI; this is translated from the coding sequence GTGCTTGACACGATCATGGAGAGGGCGGAGCAGATCCGCGAGCTGGGCCCGGCCAACGAGGCCCTCGGCCGGCTGGACGACAAGGCCGCCTCGATCCTGCGCGAGACCGGCGTGATCCGGCTGCTGCAGCCCGAGGCGCACGGCGGCCTGGAGGTGCACCCCCGCGAGTTCGCCGAGACGGTGATGGGGATCGCGTCCCTGGACGGCTCCACCGGCTGGATCGCCGGCATCGTCGGCGTCCACCCGTGGGAGATGGCCTACGCCGACCCGAAGGTGCGCGAGGAGATCTGGGGCGCCGACCCCGACACCTGGATCGCCTCCCCGTACGCGCCGATGGGCATCGCCCGCCCGGTCGACGGCGGCTACATCTTCAACGGCCGCTGGCAGTTCTCCTCCGGCACCGACCACTGCGACTGGATCTTCCTCGGCGGGATGCTCGGCGACGAGGACGGCAAGATGGCGATGCCGCCGCGGTCGCTGCACCTGATCCTGCCGCGCTCCGACTACGAGATCGTCCAGGACTCGTGGGACGTCGCCGGGCTGAAGGGCACCGGCAGCAAGGACATCATCGTCAAGGACGCCTTCGTCCCGACCTACCGGACGCTGGAGTACTCCAAGGTCGTCGACGGGTCCGCGCCGCGCGAGGCCGGGCTGACCAACCCGTCCTACCTGATGCCGTTCTCCTGCGTGTTCCCGCTCGGGATCACCTCCGCGGTGATCGGCATCGCCGAGGGCGCGCTGCACCACCACCTCGCCTACCAGCGCAACCGCGTCCAGATCACCGGCACCAAGATCAAGGACGACCCGTACGTGCTGTACGCGATCAGCGAGGCCGCCGAGGAGATCAAGGCGTCCCGGACCGCGCTGCTCGACAACTGCTCCCGGATGTACGACATGGTCGCCGCCGGGCACGTCCCGACGTTCGCCGAGCGCGCCGCCGGCCGCCGCACCCAGGTGCGCGCCGCCTGGCGGGCCTGCCAGGCGATGAACGAGATCGTCGTCCGCTCCGGCGGCAACGCGATGCGCAACGACAACCCGATCCAGCGTTTCTGGCGCGACGCGCACGTCGGCCTGGCCCACGCGATCCACGTGCCCGGCTCCGTCTACCACGTCAGCGCCCTGACGGACCTGGACATCGAGCCCCCGCAGGGCCCGATGCGCTCGATGATCTGA